tctcattttttttttaaatttttatttatttatgatagtcacacacagagagaaggagagagagaggcagagacacaggcagagggagaagcaggctccatgcaccgggagcctgacgtgggattcaatcccggatctccaggatcgcgccctgggccaaaggcaggcgccaaaccgctgcgccactcagggatccctctctcattttttttgaCTGCCTACTACGTACCAGGCACCGACATTGATCCTTACAGGAACCCTGTGAAACGAGTAGTACATGAGTAATGGTGAAGAGGTCTTCTTGGTGGTTAGTAAGGCGGTTAAGGGGAAGTCACAGGCAATCAGCGTATATTAAAACTTGGAGGAAGATAGCAAATGGTGGCAGGAAAGCAGGTTCCTAAACTATATGCTGGAGTCTGAGAAAGGAAGGGTAGGATCTCAGAGGCAGGTATGGAAAGAATGATTACAGCGGATGGCCTGCGCTTTTGGGGGGCAGGACCCAAGAactggagagggaggaggcaaaTGTCTTTGCACATGTAGCCAAGGAGCGGTGTTCCAAAAAGTTGATTTTTGGTTGTGTTGTCTGTTCCAGCACGCTTAAATTCCCCAACTCCTCCATAATAATGAACGAAACTCTAGGTCTGAAGGACGTCTGGCAAGTAGGTATTCTGtgagtttttttaaataggcctaataatttaaaacaaaaaaacgaaaacCCAGGCCCTGGACCCCACTCTCATTAATTCTACCTCACAAGACCACTGTTAAAGACATTAGTTTGTGACCTAAAAGACTATAAAATGGTAGTTATTAGTAATGACTGGGTTTTTGCTTTGAAAAGTCTCACCTTAGGCGCTAGGTCCatgttctggaattttttttaccAGTCTTTAGTGCTTATCAAAGTATCACTGataggtctttattttttcctctgccaGTCgcattgtatttttttccatctctctccgTTATATAATTGGTTAGTAATTCTGTATAATTTTTTACTACTTCTCTTTACACACTAGAAGAAGCCAAGATCTTTCCTTTCTTGTATCCTAAGTTTctgtaatcttttctttttctttctttgatgtttTATTATTCAGCTACAATAATTGATGACAGGAAAGTAGTTCATAGAGTTACTATAGTAAATCTCACCAGGTCTTTTAAAACCTAGAATACCAATTAAACTTTTAAAGTTCAACACAGgagcagtttttttctttttaaattaatgttatttCCCATTAAATTCTATACTGAATGTCTAGTTCaggaatttcttaaaatgtaagaaATCATTTCTACTGGTGGAACACACTACCAAATTAATCTGGTGgtttattacattttatgtttatacaGAAAGTTGAAATAGTAATTGGGCATTTGGAGTCTGAAAGTTTTCATGGTTTTTGGTAGCACTGTTATTCCGATTGAATGGCACAAGGATGGGAACCACCTGTTTAGGGTGTTACTAAAatctgtttcttatgtttttagaGGCTTCACGATGGAGTGATCAGAGACATTGAGAGACAAAAtcggaaaaaagaaaacattcgtCTTTTGGGAGAACAGATTATTTTGACTGAGCAACttgaagcagaaagagagaagatgtTATTGGCAAAAGGATCTCAAAAAACATGACTTGAAATGAATGTCACATATTAATGGGACAGTGTTGAGTGTGGTTGTGCCGCTGCGGATGGAGAATAGCTTAGTGAGGCCTTCCAAGTTTGCTTTGGTCACAGTCCTTTCAAGCTTGGCCAAAGAAAAGGACAGTGGATCATATATTCTAAATTATTGCTTTAAAAGTCCCTTCTCAGTAAATCAGGCAGACACTCTTCTGAAGAATTTCTGTCAGTTTGTGTGATCCTGATAGAAGCCCCTTTGTAAGCTTGGTGTCTAGAGTTTAGGATTATTAGTGAAAAGTACCTTGGAACCTGTGAGAGGAAGGGATGGATAGTAACATCCACCTGAGTAGTTTGATAAGCCGGCATGATGATGAAGCCACCAGAACATCTACCTCAgaagggctggaggagggggaggtggagggggagacTCTCCTGATCGTGGAATCGGAGGACCAGGCTTCAGTGGACTTGTCTCATGATCAGAGTGGGGATTCCCTCAACAGTGATGAAGGAGATGTGTCGTGGATGGAGGAGCAGCTGTCCTACTTCTGTGACAAGTGCCAGAAATGGATACCGGCCAGTAAGGAGCTTCTTAATTCCTATGATTTGTCAATTACTACgtgaaggtttgtttttttaacctgtgAACAAAACATGAATGTAAAATGGacctaaataaaaagataattattatatttatcatcAGTTTAGTTGGCTAATGACAGATTTATATAAAACGTAGATAACAtttgtattaataaaaattactatCAACCTCTCatgttaaattaacatttttgatGGCAATccaataaaaatcagaaaattggaAATTCTGCGTTATTTAAAGAATTAGCCACATTGTTCTAACAAGATCATGTTATGGATTTGGGACCAAATAATAGGCCCAGTATAGAATTAAAGTTCAAGTTACTCTGGTAATATTTAACTCCCATGGAAAACTATTGTTATATGCTGAAGTCAGAGTTAGCAGATTAAAAGTATTTTGTGCTCTTTTTTCTGGGACCATTCTTGTTTTCCACTTGCCGGCCTCCTCGATCTGCTGGCaagagatacatacacacacattccccTGATAACACTCTTTCAGCTTAATCTTTGCATCTGCCAGCTTCTTGGCTCTCAAGGAGCATGCTTTGCCAGCCATCATGAGTCTTACCAAAACAGGATTTTCCCATTAGGCAGAGACTAGTAAAGACATATGTACCAGAAGAATTCTTTGTGTAATAGAGTTTGTAACTGGTCAGAGAaatttctgtgtatgtatgtatatgtatgtacatatacatacacacatatacatatacatatgtatgcacatgCTGATATGAAGGGGGTAATTTTCTGGTACGTGGAAATGTGTCTAACATGAATTTAACTATTCAGATTAAGTTACTAATAATAAATTAACATTGTCATAGGAAACCTTCTAGAACTTGCTATGCATTAGCTAGTGTTTGTTTCTGAGCAGTTTCTGATTATTGATTCATCCACCTGCCTGAAGATCTCAGTGACATTCCCCTTGTCCTCTAAGGATGTATTTTAAACTGTCCTTCACAGTTGTCTCCCTGCTAACTTCTTTAGCTTCTCTCTGTGGTGTCCTATCCCCACACAACCAGAACTTTGTATTAGAGTAAGCTTTTAATTCTCCACAAACAACTCTTTTCTTATCCTAAGATCTTAGCATCTCTTAATGTCTTCTCTGGAATATGTGTCTCTCCAGCCCCTGTGGCCTCCCTGCCATAcacacaggcacccctcttcACCTGGCCAATTCTAGTCATCCTTCAGGTTTCCTGTAGACCCCACTTTTTCTAGCTCTCCCATCTTCCCAGCATGGTTTGGGTCTTCCTTCTGTGTGCCCTCTCGTTTCCCTAAGCCCACACCACATTCTGTTCCAGAGGTTGTCCTGTCTCCCAgagcatcaacatcacctggggAACAAAAAATGCAGAGACTCAGACTCCGCTTTCAGAGATTGATTCATTCTGTGTGGGATAGGCCcaggcatttaaaaacaaaacaaaacaaaaaaacactccctgggtgattctgatgcacagtgAGGATGGAGAACCATTGTGCTATTCTGATGacctattttctcatctgtggcccttagaatttataaaatgcCAAGAGCAGGCTTTCGTATTCCAGTTCCTGCACCAGTGCCTGCCATGCAGTGGGCACATAGATACTGCTTGAAAGAATGTATAAAGACATCCATAGGAGTCAGGAATGTTAACAGTTGGAAAATCCAATGACAGGAATAAAAACTTGCTTTTCCAGTATCTTTCTCCTTAAAATTAGGGAACCACGATCTCAACAGGCATACACTATGTTAGAAAAATAGAAaccttttcttctgccttccctGTTCTTATCCTGCTATCATGGGTTggctgaaaaagaagaaaaacatggaaaGTGTGGAAAATCTGGTTGATAAACTGATAAATACTGCTGTAGATAAACCTATGAtgtgcctttttgtttttctcgTAGGTCAGCTGAGGGAACAGCTCAGTTACCTTAAGGGTGATAATTTTTTTAGGTTCACTTGTTCAGATTGCTCGGAAGATGGCAAGGAGCAGTATGAAAGGCTGAAGCTCACGTGGCAGCAAGTGAGTAAAAAGCTTTTCCCCTCAAATTCATGCATTCGATCCCCCAAAGAATTTAGTGCAATGAATATTCAGAGAATGAGGAGCTTACTTCTAGGCTCTTGAGCTGTTTTGGGGTCGTTGAGCTGTTTATTTCACAATGACAGTGTAATGAAGTTAGACACTTCAGGTACATGGAGAAAGGACTTCTTTGTAAAAATACTCAATGCTAACTTAGTGAATTAGGTTTGAGATTCTTGAAAACCTCAGACAcagaatttcatttatatataataccaAATGATTTTATTGGAATTGAAAAGGAGGTCCACATGTTTCTGGCAGCCATGTTTAGAAcaataaaaccatttaaaaaatataaaattgccaCATTAGAAATAGTTTTGGGAGGTATAATGTGGCTCAATTGCAGAAACTGACATAAATccagattttctgtatttaaaccCAGacatgtgtgattttttttttttttttttaagattttacttattcatgagagacagaggcagagacacaggcagagggagaagcaggcttcatgcagggagcccaacgtgggactcgattccgggtttccaggatcagccCTTGAccgaaagcagtgctaaaccgctgagccacccaggctgcccttgaatatatatatgtatatattttttaatttattttttattggtgttcaatttgcctacatatagaataacacccagtgctcatcccatcaagtgcccccctcagtgcccgtcacccagtcacccccaccccctgcccacctccccttccaccacccctagttcgtttctcagagttaggagtctctcatgttctgtctccctttctgatatccttgaatattttttgtttgaggTATACCTTTGTCCACCTTTTAACCATCTCTAGTACCAGCACCCTAATCCAACCCAACTATAGCCTGAACGATAGCTTTTTTGTGATCCCCAgattgccttaattttttttttccttaattactATGTCTATAACAGGGTACCAATGTCAACAGTAAGTTCTAAAAATGAACGAATTATACGTTACTTTCTCAGTATTTATGTTTATTCACTTTAACAAATAGTGCCTACAACAAACCCGGTGCTGCTTAGGCCTGGAAACTGCTGTGCTGAGTGAAGCAGCTAGGTAGCTGGCCTTCTAAGCATTTATTTTAGACAATAAGCAGACAAATAAACACGTTAATTACCCATAGCACTTTTTTTTGccatgaaggaaataaacagggTAATGAGGAAGAGAGATTAGATGAAATGATCTTAGCCACTTAAGATATTCCTTATAAACTGCAGTTGCTGTAGCAGCTTTGACTGTTATCTCAATTATCAGTGCTTCACTGGGAGATGTGCTAATGAAATCTGTCAGGGGTGAATTTAGGGAGGATTTTTTGACTTAGTTGAAAATATGCAAGTAGAAAATGAAGGGAAGTTTGTACTGAGGATATAGtctcaaattttataaatgtgatGTTTTTACCATCATGTATGTGGGATATTATTTCTAGGCAAGGTCAGATTGATATTAACAGATTATTCTGAGGCATATACCCATGGCACATTTGCTTTTGATCTGCAAGGAGCTTCTCAAAAagctgtaaaatggaaaaatagcaaatatgtATCGTTCACTTGCAAGAATATGAGTTTTCTGTCTGTGGAAGTTCTTTTGAAAACTGGCTTTTGGTTATATTGCTCAGAAGATGTAATGTTGGTTTAGTTTGTATATTTAATTAGGCCAACATCGcttgaaaattatgttttcattacCAGAAGACAGATTGATGGGAGATAATACCCTGGTATGATGAAGTGGTAGATCAGACACATCTGGTTCTTGGTAAACTACTGACCATATTTCTAGTTGCACCTAAAAAAGCCAGCCTCAagaaagagctgaaagaaaaatcagatgcTTTTGGTTAGTCTATTGATGTCAGCAAACGGTGTACTGGGATGTgggttttctgtctttttaaatcttaaattttgtatttgttgattTATCAAAGTAATAAATGGAAATGCATATTTGATCACAAAATACCATTTGTAAATAGGTCTGGTCTCCTGAACTTTCTTCCATGCCCTTTCTTTGTGTCCTTTCCACCTTAGTGACATGTGAACAACAGTTGGAAATTCAGGAGGAACTCTATCCTGTGTTTGGGAAAGATAGGGTACTTGTTACATTCTCATCTTGGACACTTATTCTTACATGGCAGGTGAAGAATGTACCATGATCTGTACTCCTTTTTCTAGGTGTTTTCCAGTAGGGACTTGTGAAGTAGCTACTGAGGCTGTGTCAGCCCTGGGCTCAGCAGCCCTGGGGATACACTGTTACTGATGGGATTGGGCtggtaaaaaaacaaagtatgaGAGCAGAAGACTGAAGtagaattcatttctttaagaTTATAGATTCCAGGAGAGGAGGAAAACCAGGTCTTTCATATATTGAGTTTGCAGTTTGCTCATAAATATTAAGTCATTacagaaaaagttattttcaagtaaatatgtgaatttccactttttaaagtcatgagatatttcaaacatacaaaataaagtaGCAGACAATGTTTCTACCCCTGAGATTAGCTGTGAATACATGTGTCTTCCCGTACTCTAGGGGTCTGGGAGTAGGCAGAAGCAGCTCATTTCAGTCTGTCCTTAAAGTATTTCTTGAATAGTAACTGTTTTaagttgtggtaaaatataaataacatgagtttaccattttatctattttttttttaagattttttttatttatatgacccagcacaagtagggggagcagtaggcagaggcagagggagaagtaggctccccatggagcaaggaacccaacatgggactctattccaggaccctgcaatcatgacctgagccgaaggcagatgcttagctgattgagccacccaggcactcccattttatctatttttaagcatttaattcagtggcattatgtacattcatgttgttttgcaaccatcaccgctatccatttccagaacatttttatcttccCAAGCTGAAATTCAGTATCTGTTAAGTAGTAAGTCCCTATGGACAATACCTGTTTTAAGGAAGATGTTTGTTGGCTGATACGAACCTGTTACTAAAGTGCATGGAAGAACTTGAAAACTCCGTTGATGGGATTGTTTGGTGGGCCATCTGCAGGATTCCTGAGTCTAAGGAGTGAAATTACTGGAAGTGTTAGCATTACCAGGCCCTCGGAGTCAGAGGTCCATCAGGGTTCTTAAGCTGTGTGTATAGGTACTGGGGAGCCTGAGTTGCAGCTTACTAGCCCCCTTACACTTTCAGAATCCTCCTTCTGGAAAGAGGAATCAAGTTAGATTCTTTTTCATGGATTCTCTGTCCCCTTTGTGATTTCAGGGGCCCCAAATCAATCATTGTTTTTATTCGGTTGAAACGTAGTTTTGAATAGGTGATATAGTTTTGTCCATCTACATGACATAATGTAATTCAAaattgtgggcagccccggtggctcagtggtttagcgctgccttcagcctgggttgtaatcctgggggcccgggatagagtcccgcatcgggctccctgtgtggggcctgctactccctctgcctgtgtctctgcctctctctctctctctctctctctctctctctgtctctcatgaataaataaataaaatcttaaaaaaagaattgcatatAGATGTAAGAAGAAATTCCTGAAAAGATAGTAATTAAATATGTCAGAAgtgattcattctttcttttttttttttttttttaagattttatttatttattcatgagagatacagaggcagagacacaggcagagggagaagcaggctccatgtggggagcctgatggggtactcgatcccgggtctccaggatcaggccctggactgaaggcggcactaaaccgctgagccacccaggctacccgaAGTGATTGTTTCTTGAAGGTATATCTAAAGTGATTTTTACCTTCTTCTTGGTTCTTCTCTCATTATTGAAGTCTTTTACAGTGAACATGTGTTAACTTATGTTTCTAGAAAACGCTTCCCAATTCGGGGCCATGAATTCATTACCTGTAAACAAGCAAGGCTAAACCAGATGAGAAGTTTTCACATGGAGCTCTTGGAGCCTTTCAGAGTGGGCTGAGCAGCTAGGCCTCTTGCCTCTGGGCCCCTCTCTAATGCTATTACCGTCTGAAGAAAAGTTTCCACATATGAAAATGACTAACCACTGCATAGATGGTGACTACATTATTTTCAGCTTTGAAATTCGAGAGTCTTTTGTTTCTGCTCTCTAAAGAGCTTAGAAAAATACATAGGCTGGG
This portion of the Vulpes lagopus strain Blue_001 chromosome 18, ASM1834538v1, whole genome shotgun sequence genome encodes:
- the LOC121478096 gene encoding protein PET117 homolog, mitochondrial, with the translated sequence MSRSSKAVLGLSVVLTAATVAGVHLKQRLDRQRLHDGVIRDIERQNRKKENIRLLGEQIILTEQLEAEREKMLLAKGSQKT